One window of the Shewanella cyperi genome contains the following:
- a CDS encoding multidrug effflux MFS transporter: protein MPVKLLPILMSLVLLSPLAIDIYLPSIPAMARDFSVSSGAVQSTLVLFLFAMGVGQILIGPLADRFGRRPVALFGILLYVASSLLAAAALEFEWLQLARLLQGLAACSTSIVAFSAVRDRFSPAEGARIYSYLNGAICVVPALAPTLGGLLALQFGWRSTFAFMALYGLLMLLVVGYRLPETRPAYTDSQGRLYSWARYKPVLANSHFMFYALTCMAAMAAILSYVSYSPVWLIGKLGVSELTFSGLFGLNALVNVIACFAAPVVTKRLGNRPTVIVALWLMTLAALLELVLQLPVWSGPLAASFAFMLPMMLLCVGFALLLGPATSMALAPFGERAGTATAMLGFIQMSGASVIAALVQVTPMPAPLALGLPMGAMAFLLLGVMGMKHLSHWHREPLSD, encoded by the coding sequence ATGCCTGTCAAGTTGCTGCCTATTTTGATGTCCCTGGTGCTGCTGAGCCCCCTGGCCATAGATATTTATCTGCCCTCCATACCTGCCATGGCGCGGGACTTCAGTGTCAGCTCCGGTGCAGTGCAATCCACCCTGGTACTGTTTTTGTTCGCCATGGGCGTGGGACAAATACTCATAGGTCCGCTGGCGGATCGTTTTGGTCGCAGGCCTGTGGCCCTGTTCGGCATCTTGCTGTACGTGGCGAGCAGCTTGTTGGCGGCGGCAGCCCTTGAGTTTGAATGGTTGCAATTGGCCCGCCTGCTTCAGGGCCTGGCGGCCTGCTCTACTTCGATAGTGGCCTTCAGTGCGGTGCGCGACCGCTTCAGTCCTGCCGAAGGTGCGCGCATTTACAGTTATCTCAATGGCGCCATCTGTGTGGTACCGGCCCTGGCCCCTACCCTGGGTGGCCTGTTGGCACTGCAATTTGGCTGGCGCTCCACCTTCGCTTTTATGGCGCTCTATGGCCTGTTGATGCTGCTGGTGGTGGGATATCGCCTACCTGAAACCCGTCCGGCCTACACCGACAGTCAGGGGCGACTCTACAGTTGGGCCAGGTACAAGCCGGTATTGGCCAACAGTCACTTCATGTTTTACGCCCTGACCTGCATGGCGGCCATGGCGGCTATTCTCAGCTATGTGTCCTATTCGCCGGTATGGCTGATTGGCAAACTGGGGGTATCCGAACTGACCTTCTCCGGGCTGTTTGGTCTCAATGCCCTGGTCAACGTCATAGCCTGCTTTGCGGCGCCGGTAGTGACCAAACGTCTGGGCAACAGGCCAACGGTCATTGTCGCCCTGTGGCTGATGACCCTGGCGGCGCTGCTGGAACTGGTGTTGCAGTTGCCTGTCTGGTCCGGTCCCTTGGCGGCCTCATTTGCTTTTATGCTGCCCATGATGTTGCTGTGTGTAGGATTTGCTCTTTTGCTTGGACCTGCCACCAGTATGGCACTGGCTCCCTTTGGTGAGCGGGCCGGCACGGCCACGGCCATGTTGGGTTTTATCCAGATGAGTGGGGCTTCGGTGATTGCGGCCCTGGTGCAGGTGACACCAATGCCGGCGCCGTTGGCGCTGGGGTTGCCCATGGGGGCCATGGCATTTTTACTGCTGGGGGTGATGGGAATGAAACATCTCAGCCACTGGCACAGGGAGCCGCTCAGCGACTGA